ctgatgtgacgggCTGGACATTCTCgttctcgttgagacattctggttcagcttccaTAGGATTTGGTACCTGATCACTCGTCCTTTCCATTTCACCCCTAACTagagctgatgtgatgggctggacagtctcgatctcgttgacaCATTCTGGTTCAGCGTCCTCAGCATCTTGTacttgatcacttgtactctccatttcgtccttaactggagctgatgtgacggaCTCGACactctcgatctcgttgagacatggtttagcttccacagcatcttgtacctgatcacttgcactctccatttcgtcctgaactggagctgatgtgacgggctcgacagtctcgatctcattgagacattctggttcaggGTCTTCAAGATCTGGTATTTGATCACTCGTACTCTCCAGTTCACCTCGAACTagagctgatgtgatgggctcAACAGTCTCGAtgtcgttgagacattctgttTCAGCTTTCACAGCATATTGTACTTGATCACTCGTACTCTCCATTTTATACttaactggagctgatgtgatggcCTCAAccgtctcgatctcgttgagaaaTTCTGGTTCAGCTTGTTTAGGATTTTGGACTTGATCacctgtactctccatttcgtcctgaactggaggtGATGTGACGGGCtggacagtctcgatctcgttgagacatggttcagcttccacaTCATCTTGTACCGGATCACTTCTAATcaccatttcgtcctgaactggagcggGTGTGATGGGCTCGATAGTCTGGATcttgttgagacattctggttcagcttccacagcaaCTCGTACTTGATCACTCGTACTCTCCATTTTAttctgaactggagctgatgtgacggaCTCAGACGTGTCGATcttgttgagacattctggtttaGCTTCTTCAGGAGCACAGacttgatcacttgtactctccatttcgtcctgaagtggagctgatgtgacgggctcgacagtctcgatctcgttgagacattctggttcaggGTCTTCAAGATCTGGTAtttgatcacttgtactctccatttcatCCCGAACTGGAGCTAATGTGATGGACTcaacagtctcgatctcgttgagacatggttcagcttccacagctTCTCGaacctgatcacttgtactctccatttcgacttgaactggagctgaggtgACTGGCTGGACATTCTCGATCTCGCTGTGAGattctggttcagcttccaTAGGGCCTGGAACTTGATCACGCGTAATCTCCATTTCATCCTGGACTGGAGCTAATGTGATGGGCTCGACaatctcgatctcgttgagacattctgggtcagcttccacagcatctcgtacttgatcacctgtactctccatttcggcCTGAACTGGAAATGGTGTGATGGACTCGACTGTCTCTATCTCGTCGAGACATTCTCGTTCAATGTCCATGGGATTTGGTACTTGATAATTCGTACTCTCCATGTGACCCTGAGCTAGAGCTGATGTGATGGACTTAACAGTCTCGAtgtcgttgagacattctggttgaGCTTCCACAGTATCTCGTGCTTGATCACTCGTACTCTCCATTTTACcgtgaactggagctgatgtgacggaCTCAGCTGTGTAGATCTCGTTGGGTTTTTTTGGTTTGGCTTCTTCAGGAGCACGGacttgatcacttgtactctccatttcgtccttaACTGGAACTGTAGTGACGGGCTCGACTGTCTCGACcccgttgagacattctggatcagcttccacagcatctcgaacctgatcacttgtactctccatttcgtcctgaactggagctgaggtgATGGGCTTGACAGTCgtgatctcgttgagacatggttcagcgtCCACAGCATGTTGTACCTGATCacctgtactctccatttcgtcctgaactggagctgatgtgacgggcttgacagtctcgatctccttgagacatggttcagcttccacagcatcttgtacctgatcacttgtactctccatttcgtcctgaactggagctgaggtgatgggcttgacagtctcgatctggttgagacatggttcagcgtccacagcatcttgtacctgatcacttgtgctctccatttcgtcctgaactggagctgaggtgATAGGCTTGACAGTCTTGATATCGTTGAGATatggttcagcttccacagcatcttgtacgtgatcacctgtactctccatttcgtcttGAACTGGAGCTGAGCTGATGGGCTCGACAGTCTTGATAttgttgagacattctgggccagcttccacagcatcttgtacttGATCACCTGTACTCTTCATTTCTTCCTGAACTGGAACTGATGTGATGGGCTCGAcggtctcgatctcgttgagacattctaaGTCAgcgtccacagcatcttgtaccagATCAactgtactctccatttcgtccatAACTGGAGCTGAGGTAATGGGCTGGACAGTCttgatctcgttgagacatggttcagcgtccacagcatcttgtaccggatcacttgtactctccatttcgtcctgaactggagctgatgtgacgggCTTGACAGTCTTGATatcgttgagacatggttcagcttccacagcatcttgtacgtGATCACCTGTGCTCTCCATTTCGTCTTGAACTGGAGCTGAGCTGATGGGCTCGACAGTCTTGATCTTGTTGAGACCCTCTGGgccagcttccacagcatctggTACTTGATCACCTGCACTCTTCATTTcttcctgaactggagctgatgtgatgggctcgacggtctcgatctcgttgagacattctaaGTCAgcgtccacagcatcttgtacctgatcacctgtactctccatttcgtcctgaactggagctgaggtgatgggcttgacagtctcgatctcgttaaGACGTGGTTTAGggtccacagcatcttgtacctgatcacttgtactctccatttcgtcctgaactggagctgatgtgacgggcttgacagtctcgatctcgttgagacatgattcagcttccacagcatcttgtaccggATTACTTGTACTCTCcttttcgtcctgaactggagctgaggtgatgggcttgacagtctcgatctcgttgagacatggttcagcatccacagcatcttgtacctgatcacttgtactctccatttcggcCTGAGttggagctgatgtgatgggaTGGATAGTCTCGATCTcattgagacattctggttcagcttcCTCAGCATCTCGTacttgatcacttgtactctccatttcgtcctgaactggagctgaggtgatgggcttgacagtctcgatctcattgagacatggttcagggTCCACAGCAccttgtacctgatcacttgtactctccatttcgtcctgaactgaaGCTGAGGTGATGGGCTGGACAGTCTTGATatcgttgagacatggttcagcgtccacagcatcttgtacctgagcacttgtactctccatttcgtcctgaactggagctgaggtgATGGGCTTGA
This genomic stretch from Acropora muricata isolate sample 2 chromosome 5, ASM3666990v1, whole genome shotgun sequence harbors:
- the LOC136917366 gene encoding microtubule-associated protein futsch-like; this translates as MEAELLNMHHWNMIFLRSLNESQYDGKVIAGEEALNKLEKFLAQRRQQKKAKKQKENDDNKKHDETIVHEVVDKREKETSECAKHLVDKTIDESLEKNTSDFVNSPRKTIEKKVFNSKQSETSKPAEDKESRKKTVEPSTKSQVVERMENTKDQEPTPDTKEREGVRENKAVETTTSTPVDNDMESTTYQVPSSVEIEPECLNEIKTVETVTSAPVQDEMESKNDQVQDPDEHEPECLNKIETVKSITSALVRGHMESTSDQVPNPMDIERECLDEIKTVEPITPAPVQDEMESTGDQVRYAVEADPECLNEIENVQPVRSAQVQDEMESTSNQVQDAVEAEPCLNEIETAQPATSAPVKDEMESTSHHVQDAVDADLECLNEIETVEPITSAPVQEEMKSTGDQVQDAVEAGPECLNKIKPVEPISSAPVQDKMDSRGDHVQDAVDAEPCLNDIETVKPVTSAPVQDEMESTSDQVQDAVDPKPRLNEIESVKPITSAPVQDEMESTSAQVQDAVDAEPCLNDIKTVQPITSASVQDEMESTSDQVQGAVDPEPCLNEIETVKPITSAPVQDEMESTSDQVRDAEEAEPECLNEIETIHPITSAPTQAEMESTSDQVQDAVDAEPCLNEIETVKPITSAPVQDEKESTSNPVQDAVEAESCLNEIETVKPVTSAPVQDEMESTSDQVQDAVDPKPRLNEIETVKPITSAPVQDEMESTGDQVQDAVDADLECLNEIETVEPITSAPVQEEMKSAGDQVPDAVEAGPEGLNKIKTVEPISSAPVQDEMESTGDHVQDAVEAEPCLNDIKTVKPVTSAPVQDEMESTSDPVQDAVDAEPCLNEIKTVQPITSAPVMDEMESTVDLVQDAVDADLECLNEIETVEPITSVPVQEEMKSTGDQVQDAVEAGPECLNNIKTVEPISSAPVQDEMESTGDHVQDAVEAEPYLNDIKTVKPITSAPVQDEMESTSDQEIETVKPVTSAPVQDEMESTGDQVQHAVDAEPCLNEITTVKPITSAPVQDEMESTSDQVRDAVEADPECLNGVETVEPVTTVPVKDEMESTSDQVRAPEEAKPKKPNEIYTAESVTSAPVHGKMESTSDQARDTVEAQPECLNDIETVKSITSALAQGHMESTNYQVPNPMDIERECLDEIETVESITPFPVQAEMESTGDQVRDAVEADPECLNEIEIVEPITLAPVQDEMEITRDQVPGPMEAEPESHSEIENVQPVTSAPVQVEMESTSDQVREAVEAEPCLNEIETVESITLAPVRDEMESTSDQIPDLEDPEPECLNEIETVEPVTSAPLQDEMESTSDQVCAPEEAKPECLNKIDTSESVTSAPVQNKMESTSDQVRVAVEAEPECLNKIQTIEPITPAPVQDEMVIRSDPVQDDVEAEPCLNEIETVQPVTSPPVQDEMESTGDQVQNPKQAEPEFLNEIETVEAITSAPVKYKMESTSDQVQYAVKAETECLNDIETVEPITSALVRGELESTSDQIPDLEDPEPECLNEIETVEPVTSAPVQDEMESASDQVQDAVEAKPCLNEIESVESVTSAPVKDEMESTSDQVQDAEDAEPECVNEIETVQPITSALVRGEMERTSDQVPNPMEAEPECLNENENVQPVTSAPVQSEMESKSDHVRDAVEADPECLNEIETFEPITSAPVQDETESPSDQVPNPVKTEPECLNEVETFKPTTSSVVQGEMESTGDQIPCSVQILKNCPRSTSAPVLDEMRNYEADDDNSVSDNANDIAELKEQIRTLQEQLSQRDLVIKKQRKSLEKVTEALGDNQSQQYQKDAHKCEGTQKTENGDKGPFITAEIDELPASNNAQSSSGPSTVRKVFQFVRHVGFYVGYTIVKYNLLSPQ